Proteins encoded in a region of the Gemmatimonadota bacterium genome:
- a CDS encoding YeeE/YedE family protein codes for MTHTTDETQPVEPQERSESLAVYFGLGVLIGMIFLKSEVASWFRIQEMFRFQAIHMYGVIGSAVAVGALSIALMKHLGIRTVRGENIEFPARAAARPRTHHIVGGTVFGLGWGLVGACPGPLFALVGSGLPVMLVALLAAVGGAWVYGLLRPSLPH; via the coding sequence ATGACGCACACGACAGACGAGACGCAACCGGTCGAGCCGCAAGAACGCTCGGAGTCCCTCGCGGTCTACTTCGGCCTCGGGGTGCTGATAGGCATGATCTTTCTGAAGTCCGAGGTCGCATCGTGGTTCCGGATCCAGGAGATGTTTCGCTTCCAGGCGATCCACATGTACGGCGTGATCGGCTCGGCCGTAGCGGTGGGCGCTCTCTCGATCGCGCTCATGAAGCACCTCGGCATTCGCACCGTCCGCGGAGAGAACATCGAGTTCCCGGCTCGCGCGGCCGCGCGTCCTCGCACGCATCACATCGTCGGCGGTACGGTCTTCGGGCTGGGCTGGGGCCTCGTGGGGGCATGCCCCGGTCCGCTGTTCGCGCTCGTGGGCAGCGGCCTCCCAGTCATGCTCGTCGCGCTGCTCGCTGCAGTGGGCGGCGCATGGGTCTACGGTCTCCTGAGGCCGAGCCTGCCGCACTAG